Proteins encoded in a region of the Acidobacteriota bacterium genome:
- a CDS encoding energy transducer TonB gives MTTRRTSLAAVFLAICFAAVPSFAARYAVIAPDKSELSARLADGVITTLGTDAVDRLAAETAFGTLGIETPFNQTAEDARRAGRVIGADIIVLIHAEIIRRSAFGRDRYFEAAAAVFVVSARTGRLAEWFLVSAEEDSESVAANKLLARSKEIAARIRESGSIAVREDTSLDSNDEIEGLVVIDTPSAKGVRPPMPYRRLRPEYTVEASRFRLQATVDAEVDIDAEGRVARIEFTRWAGYGLEASVDKAIRAMNWRPGERDGKPLPARVLLRYNFTKVEREEP, from the coding sequence ATGACGACACGCCGCACATCGCTCGCCGCCGTTTTTCTCGCGATATGTTTCGCGGCGGTGCCGAGCTTTGCGGCACGCTATGCGGTGATCGCACCGGACAAGAGCGAGCTTTCGGCCCGGCTTGCGGATGGCGTTATCACAACTCTTGGAACCGATGCGGTTGACAGGCTGGCCGCCGAGACCGCGTTCGGCACGCTTGGTATCGAAACACCATTCAATCAAACGGCCGAGGACGCCCGGCGTGCAGGCCGCGTCATCGGAGCGGACATCATTGTTTTGATACACGCCGAGATCATAAGACGGAGTGCCTTCGGCCGCGACCGTTATTTTGAAGCGGCGGCGGCGGTCTTTGTCGTAAGTGCTCGGACCGGTAGGCTTGCCGAATGGTTTCTCGTATCGGCTGAAGAGGATTCGGAAAGCGTGGCAGCGAACAAGCTCCTAGCTCGCTCGAAAGAGATCGCCGCCCGCATCCGCGAGAGCGGTTCGATCGCGGTTCGGGAAGACACATCGCTTGACTCTAATGATGAGATCGAGGGGCTTGTAGTGATCGACACGCCGTCCGCCAAGGGCGTTCGCCCGCCGATGCCCTATCGCCGCCTTCGGCCTGAATATACGGTCGAAGCTTCGCGTTTCCGCCTTCAGGCGACGGTCGATGCCGAAGTTGATATTGACGCCGAGGGCCGTGTCGCCCGGATCGAATTCACCCGTTGGGCCGGTTATGGCCTCGAGGCCTCGGTCGATAAGGCCATCCGAGCGATGAACTGGCGGCCCGGCGAGCGTGACGGCAAGCCATTGCCCGCACGCGTGCTCCTGCGTTACAATTTTACGAAAGTCGAACGCGAAGAACCCTGA
- a CDS encoding M13 family metallopeptidase — protein sequence MFTRPLRTVLAFAVAFSFSVSAFADVPAFDPSRMDRSVSPCNDFYQYVNGNWLRTTEIPAAEARWGTFNILGERNNEILREVLETASAAKARRGSDQQLIGDFYATCMDEEAIERAGITPIRPMLGQIAAMRSTADVRRQLAMLHNAGIPSIYSFGAGPDLKDSNAVIINANQGGLSLPNRDYYTNTDAKTIETRQKFVEHVAKMFELMGDEPAQAKANANTVMLLQTALANASLTPIELRNPDNRYNMVTLAEAEKAAPNVAWASYMRARGIAPERRFNMAPAKFFDAVNSMMTETPVRDWQTYFRWMLVNSAAPSLSKDFRDANFEFYGRYLSGQKEQQPRWRTCVQTVNGVLGEALGMEYARREFKPEAKARMDELIDNLMVAMKNRIENLEWMSPATKQEAQTKLSTFKRKIGYPDKLRGYKGLRVGRASFAGNVLTANRFQVRRNFADLGKPRDKTRWGFTPSTVNASYSPVNNEITFPAGILQPPFFNFTADDAVNYGAIGGVIGHEITHGFDDQGSRFDSEGNLKMWWTSTDRAQFEERAACLIKQWDEYEVQPGLFMQGRLALGENIGDFAGLSVAWDAFMRSLEGKPKPAEIDGFTPEQRFFLGWGQIWASKYTPEAERRQVQTGPHSLPKWRVNGPLSNMPQFQQAFSCSAGQPMVRANRCSIW from the coding sequence ATGTTCACTCGACCCTTGCGTACAGTGCTCGCATTTGCCGTGGCCTTCAGTTTCTCGGTAAGTGCATTTGCGGACGTTCCGGCCTTTGACCCCTCGCGGATGGACCGAAGCGTTTCACCCTGCAACGACTTTTACCAATACGTCAATGGCAACTGGCTGCGGACGACCGAGATACCGGCGGCCGAAGCTCGGTGGGGTACATTCAACATCCTCGGCGAACGAAATAATGAGATCTTGCGTGAAGTACTTGAGACCGCCTCGGCCGCGAAGGCACGCAGAGGAAGCGACCAGCAACTGATCGGTGACTTCTACGCGACCTGTATGGATGAAGAGGCGATCGAGCGAGCCGGCATCACGCCCATCAGACCGATGCTCGGCCAGATCGCGGCGATGCGTTCCACGGCCGATGTCCGCCGGCAACTCGCGATGCTTCACAACGCCGGCATTCCCTCGATCTATAGCTTCGGTGCGGGCCCGGACCTCAAGGACTCGAACGCCGTTATCATCAACGCCAATCAAGGCGGACTGAGCCTGCCGAACCGCGATTACTATACGAATACAGACGCGAAGACCATCGAGACGCGACAAAAATTTGTCGAGCATGTGGCGAAGATGTTCGAGCTAATGGGCGACGAGCCCGCGCAGGCAAAGGCGAATGCGAACACCGTTATGCTGCTGCAAACGGCACTCGCGAATGCTTCACTCACGCCCATCGAGCTTCGGAACCCGGACAATCGCTACAACATGGTTACGCTCGCCGAGGCTGAAAAGGCGGCTCCGAATGTCGCATGGGCAAGCTATATGCGTGCCCGCGGGATCGCTCCGGAAAGGCGTTTCAATATGGCACCGGCGAAATTTTTTGACGCGGTCAATTCAATGATGACCGAAACGCCGGTGCGAGACTGGCAGACCTATTTCCGCTGGATGCTGGTCAACTCGGCTGCCCCGTCGCTTTCGAAAGATTTTCGCGATGCGAATTTTGAATTCTATGGCCGCTATCTGAGCGGACAGAAAGAACAGCAGCCGCGTTGGCGGACGTGTGTGCAGACCGTTAACGGCGTTCTCGGCGAGGCACTCGGGATGGAATATGCCCGCCGCGAATTCAAGCCCGAGGCGAAGGCGAGGATGGACGAGTTGATCGACAACCTGATGGTCGCGATGAAGAACCGTATCGAAAACCTCGAATGGATGAGCCCGGCGACAAAGCAGGAAGCACAGACGAAGCTTTCGACCTTTAAGCGAAAGATCGGATACCCGGACAAGCTTCGCGGATACAAGGGGCTGCGGGTCGGCCGTGCCTCATTTGCCGGCAATGTTTTGACAGCGAATCGCTTTCAGGTCCGCCGCAATTTCGCGGACCTCGGAAAGCCGCGTGACAAGACGCGCTGGGGCTTTACGCCTTCGACCGTCAACGCCTCATATTCGCCGGTGAATAACGAGATCACGTTCCCGGCCGGCATTCTGCAGCCGCCTTTCTTCAATTTCACAGCCGACGATGCTGTCAATTATGGAGCGATCGGCGGCGTTATCGGCCACGAGATCACGCACGGCTTTGACGATCAGGGCAGCCGTTTCGACTCCGAAGGCAACCTGAAAATGTGGTGGACCTCGACCGACCGTGCGCAGTTCGAAGAGCGGGCGGCGTGCCTCATCAAGCAGTGGGATGAATACGAGGTGCAGCCGGGGCTCTTTATGCAGGGACGTCTTGCTCTCGGCGAGAACATCGGTGACTTTGCCGGGCTAAGTGTTGCGTGGGATGCATTTATGCGATCGCTCGAAGGAAAGCCGAAGCCCGCCGAGATCGACGGCTTTACGCCCGAGCAGCGGTTCTTCCTCGGTTGGGGACAGATCTGGGCCTCAAAATATACGCCCGAAGCCGAGCGGCGGCAGGTACAGACCGGCCCGCACTCGCTGCCGAAATGGCGTGTCAACGGGCCGCTCTCGAACATGCCGCAGTTCCAGCAGGCGTTCAGTTGCTCGGCCGGACAACCGATGGTCCGGGCGAACCGCTGTTCGATCTGGTAG
- a CDS encoding sigma-70 family RNA polymerase sigma factor, with protein sequence MWPLRYNVRAMHEGDSQFTEIIAAAGPSIGDLYARCHENAPNFGVTDEQFRGSVERSLQRFCSAAESPPTAEEANAFIEQLQADDLFMAIACSNGSERAWWEFDQQHRPYLERVARHLAKTEVDAQDVIDTVYVELYGTRVVDGERISKFATYSGRGSIRGWLRTVVWHSLVDLHRSSPDEVSLDEMTENVGEGAAHAAFLAGVDDGEQEAVDQLAEKRYRKATIESLSAAFASLEPHERLLLLYYHHENLKLREIARLLENEDSPLRGWFQRRSQTRETGGRTHESTVMRWLEKSYARVLENFKHELSATQGLSHEESAICMELATRDLGSGDLFAKLSAT encoded by the coding sequence TTGTGGCCGCTCCGCTATAATGTTCGGGCGATGCACGAAGGCGACTCTCAATTTACTGAAATCATTGCCGCGGCCGGCCCCTCGATCGGCGACCTTTATGCCCGTTGTCATGAAAACGCGCCGAATTTTGGCGTGACCGATGAGCAGTTTCGGGGCTCGGTCGAACGCAGCCTTCAGAGATTCTGCTCGGCCGCAGAATCGCCGCCGACCGCCGAGGAAGCAAACGCCTTTATTGAGCAGCTTCAGGCCGATGACCTGTTTATGGCGATCGCCTGCTCGAACGGCAGCGAGCGTGCCTGGTGGGAGTTTGACCAGCAACATCGGCCGTACCTCGAACGCGTTGCCCGCCACCTTGCCAAGACCGAAGTCGATGCCCAAGACGTGATCGACACGGTTTACGTAGAGCTTTACGGGACGCGGGTCGTCGATGGCGAACGCATTTCTAAGTTTGCAACCTACAGCGGTCGTGGCTCGATCCGAGGATGGCTCCGGACTGTCGTCTGGCATTCGCTGGTCGATCTTCATCGCTCGAGCCCAGACGAAGTTTCGCTCGATGAGATGACGGAAAACGTCGGCGAAGGAGCTGCTCATGCGGCTTTTCTCGCAGGCGTTGATGATGGCGAGCAGGAAGCCGTTGATCAGCTTGCTGAGAAGCGTTACCGAAAGGCAACGATAGAATCGCTCTCAGCGGCCTTTGCATCGCTCGAACCGCACGAGCGGCTGCTTTTGCTTTATTACCACCATGAGAATCTGAAGCTGCGCGAGATCGCACGGCTTTTGGAGAATGAAGATTCGCCGCTCCGCGGATGGTTTCAGCGGCGGTCGCAAACCCGCGAAACGGGCGGCCGCACGCACGAATCGACAGTGATGCGGTGGCTTGAGAAGTCCTACGCCCGAGTGCTTGAAAACTTCAAACACGAGCTTTCGGCGACGCAGGGTCTTTCCCACGAGGAATCAGCGATTTGCATGGAATTGGCCACCCGAGACCTTGGCTCGGGCGATCTTTTCGCAAAATTGTCGGCAACATAG
- a CDS encoding HD domain-containing protein, which produces MIIRLIDTPEFQRLRRVRQLGLAHFAYQGAEHSRFTHSLGAYHLASRIIWRLGEKYPIEPADRTAVLAATLLHDVGHGAFSHVIESILGFHHEDFTVECVLSSDTEVGQVLREVDTELPGRVAAIIQGTFRPMALAQLVSSQLDVDRMDYLLRDSLMTGVKYGVYDLEWIVKSLEINGDQDQLYVSAPGIYAVEDYLQARYYMFRQVYFHRTLRAAEMVLKSLLRRALKVFAEGGDIWFASGTPFEKILSGTKLSLGEHLAIDDSDFIFHIKQWQSSADAVLADLAFRFLNRRLFKALDLDMPETERIEFVERSREAVAAAGLDPEFYLLEDTGGDIEHNFYTADSSQPKNLIYVEDGYARPQIREISEVSSAVRGLQQGYRIHRLCFPDELRREIADLYHRR; this is translated from the coding sequence TTGATCATTCGTCTGATCGATACGCCTGAGTTCCAGCGGCTGCGGCGGGTGCGGCAGCTCGGGCTGGCGCATTTTGCCTATCAGGGAGCCGAGCACTCGCGGTTCACGCACAGCCTCGGTGCCTATCATCTCGCCTCGCGGATAATCTGGCGGCTCGGAGAAAAATACCCTATCGAGCCCGCCGACCGCACGGCCGTTCTTGCCGCAACGCTGCTCCATGACGTCGGCCACGGGGCCTTCTCGCACGTCATTGAATCGATACTCGGTTTTCATCACGAGGACTTCACGGTCGAATGCGTCCTGAGCAGCGATACGGAAGTCGGCCAAGTGCTTCGCGAAGTGGACACGGAACTTCCCGGCCGCGTCGCCGCGATCATTCAGGGAACGTTTCGCCCGATGGCGCTCGCTCAGCTCGTCTCGTCGCAGCTAGATGTTGACCGGATGGATTATCTCCTTCGCGATTCGCTGATGACGGGCGTCAAGTACGGCGTTTACGACCTTGAATGGATCGTGAAATCGCTTGAGATCAATGGGGACCAAGACCAGCTTTACGTCTCGGCACCAGGCATTTACGCGGTCGAAGATTATCTGCAGGCGCGTTACTATATGTTCCGCCAGGTCTATTTCCACCGGACGTTGCGTGCAGCGGAGATGGTCCTGAAGTCGCTGCTCCGACGTGCCCTCAAGGTCTTTGCAGAGGGCGGCGACATCTGGTTCGCGAGCGGGACGCCCTTTGAAAAGATACTCTCCGGAACGAAGCTTTCGCTCGGAGAACATTTGGCGATCGACGATTCGGACTTCATTTTTCACATAAAGCAATGGCAGAGTTCTGCCGATGCGGTGCTTGCGGATCTTGCCTTTCGGTTCCTGAATCGGCGGCTTTTCAAGGCCCTTGACCTCGATATGCCGGAGACCGAACGGATAGAGTTTGTTGAGCGATCCCGCGAGGCCGTCGCGGCCGCGGGCCTCGACCCCGAGTTTTACCTTCTTGAGGATACGGGCGGGGACATTGAGCATAATTTTTACACCGCCGATTCGTCGCAGCCGAAGAACCTGATCTACGTTGAAGACGGCTACGCACGTCCGCAGATACGCGAGATCTCCGAGGTCAGCTCTGCTGTCCGCGGGCTTCAGCAGGGCTACCGAATCCATCGACTCTGCTTCCCGGATGAACTCCGCCGCGAGATCGCCGACCTTTACCACCGCCGATGA
- the ribA gene encoding GTP cyclohydrolase II: MSEPEPKCPPETGPLTVEHVATAKLPTTFGEFLISGYRSTNSTEEFVVLHKGEMRPDVPTLVRIHSQCLTGDVFGSVKCDCGPQLEQAMRMIEAEGRGAIVYQQQEGRGIGIINKIRAYALQDEGADTVEANEALGFAIDARNYRQCAEILFDLGLCKVRIISNNPDKLEALEEAGLNVVERIPIEIETQEPAAHYLKTKKEKLGHLLNF, encoded by the coding sequence TTGTCCGAACCAGAACCCAAATGCCCGCCCGAAACGGGGCCGCTGACCGTAGAGCACGTCGCGACCGCAAAGCTTCCGACCACCTTCGGCGAGTTCCTTATCTCCGGCTATCGTTCGACCAACAGCACCGAGGAGTTTGTCGTACTCCATAAGGGCGAAATGCGGCCGGATGTCCCGACGCTCGTCCGAATACATTCACAGTGCCTGACTGGCGACGTCTTCGGCTCGGTCAAATGCGATTGCGGACCGCAGCTCGAACAGGCAATGCGAATGATCGAGGCCGAAGGCCGTGGAGCCATCGTCTATCAACAGCAGGAAGGCCGCGGCATCGGAATTATCAATAAGATCAGGGCTTACGCACTCCAAGACGAAGGTGCCGACACGGTCGAGGCAAACGAAGCTCTCGGCTTTGCCATCGATGCCCGCAACTACCGGCAGTGTGCCGAAATTCTCTTTGACCTCGGCCTCTGCAAGGTCCGCATCATATCGAATAACCCTGATAAGCTCGAGGCTCTCGAAGAAGCGGGCCTCAATGTAGTCGAACGAATCCCGATCGAGATCGAGACTCAGGAACCCGCCGCCCACTACCTCAAGACAAAAAAGGAAAAGCTCGGGCATTTGCTGAATTTCTAG
- a CDS encoding 1-acyl-sn-glycerol-3-phosphate acyltransferase, translated as MNHIRAIIRFVLFVVASFGIYYAWWVSSFFIPNKIYWRQLAFSLWSRSFIRIAGVRLNVIGEPPTAPFFLAANHLGYADIPILRAAASGVFVAKHDLADWFLAGRMMRDMGMVFINRGNRRDIPRAGGAIIDRLSGGEGIIVFPEGTSTKGEEVLPFRSSFFEFAAKSDVPVSYAAISYRTPEGEGPASDYICWWDDTPFLRHMLRMFSLSGYEATVVFGSEPIIRTDRKELAGELHRKVEQSFIPVL; from the coding sequence ATGAATCACATTCGAGCCATAATTCGTTTCGTGCTTTTCGTCGTTGCCTCGTTCGGCATTTATTACGCGTGGTGGGTCTCGTCTTTCTTCATTCCAAACAAAATATACTGGCGGCAATTGGCATTTAGCCTTTGGTCACGCTCGTTCATCCGCATCGCTGGAGTTCGGCTCAATGTGATCGGCGAACCGCCGACAGCTCCCTTCTTTCTCGCCGCAAATCACCTTGGCTATGCTGATATCCCGATATTGCGGGCGGCGGCAAGCGGCGTTTTTGTCGCAAAGCACGACCTGGCCGATTGGTTTCTCGCCGGGCGAATGATGCGCGATATGGGAATGGTCTTTATCAACCGCGGCAATCGGCGGGATATTCCGCGAGCGGGCGGGGCGATCATTGATCGACTTTCTGGCGGCGAAGGCATCATCGTTTTTCCCGAGGGCACGAGCACAAAGGGTGAAGAGGTGCTTCCCTTCCGGTCGTCTTTTTTTGAGTTTGCGGCCAAGAGCGACGTGCCGGTCTCATATGCCGCGATCAGCTATCGCACACCCGAGGGCGAAGGCCCGGCGAGCGACTACATCTGCTGGTGGGACGATACGCCGTTTCTCAGGCATATGCTGCGGATGTTTTCGCTATCGGGATACGAGGCAACGGTCGTCTTCGGCTCGGAGCCGATCATCCGGACCGACCGAAAGGAACTCGCAGGCGAGCTTCACCGAAAGGTCGAGCAAAGCTTTATCCCGGTCCTTTAG
- a CDS encoding TonB-dependent receptor: MIKNFKSIVTVLAFMFCLTAMTFGQRTSGNIEGTITDPNGAVVPNATVTARSIGTTTGFSQTTTTNSNGVFRFSQVPSGAYEITATGTGFKTSRREVVVSIDSTANASAQLEIGEQGVTVDVVASDTIQIDLGGTKVDTTIGQRVIEDLPSGNNFASLLKIAPNVRPEALGGGFQIDGASGSENVFIIDGQEVTNFRTGSLDGNFNVPFELVQEVQVKSTGYEAEYGGATGGIVNVVTSGGNNQWRGNFGISFRPGQLQGDRREVLNKFDSTNGPGTFEYFQPPSDGGTDYFPTFQFSGPIVKDKFWFQATYAPQIFETTRTIDYFGTPNPNVNRTPLQTISYNNTVRQEYANIRLDASPTQKLRFFGTFLWNPTVQKGLLPASTEGLSAPQSVNFGGTTGVLSGAELLRQQGGRQNANAINGQMTYMPTSKIIINVRGGRSFLNEKLGSYGLARVTRVLCSQVTQTVITPAETGCAQGFQNVASNSQVNFDVSTRTTLDGDVGFVGVEAGGTHNIKVGFQYNRLFNTVERGYTDLGLIQLFYGRLISALAPVAASGPLCVAGGPPAPGCVYGAGLMTRFGTVGEASSDNTGIFVQDSWQPVRRLTLNLGVRFENEVVPNFGSEGSNAIEFGWGDKISPRLGFAVDLTGNGKTKLYGNYGWFYDRFKYELPRGSFGGDFFRRDFFELTPARGALYTSYNFNNILGGAPDPIGGTCPIVGGPGYSVCQFDFRIATNLAGADIFETGAIDPDIVAARQSEYTFGIDHQLGRNFLIGGRYTHKNVDRAIEDVGVFNDQGSEAYIIGNPGRGLVCEIALSGGLPCPKAIREYDAVEVRLDKRATDYFFSASYTWSRLFGNYSGLASSDEGGRNSPNVNRFFDLPMLGFNANGEPDDGRLATDRPHVFKAYGGYSFNWMGSNINRTTVSAFTTFQSGTPLTTIYNLYSVTTSILNGRGDLGRTEMFTETDLSINHRYKFGRDARFTLEGFIDFQNLFDENNVLGAQTAINTTNFNAGTLRTGGCTTCGLPTDSGAVQETAVFNTIFNLGGIQQFVNNYIAAQGTGSNGRSSTYGLANSFQSPRSVRFGFRFFF, translated from the coding sequence ATGATAAAGAACTTCAAGTCTATTGTTACGGTTCTTGCCTTTATGTTTTGCCTCACGGCAATGACATTTGGGCAGCGAACGTCAGGTAACATTGAAGGCACCATCACAGACCCGAACGGAGCCGTTGTACCCAACGCTACCGTGACGGCTCGCAGTATTGGTACGACGACTGGTTTCTCGCAAACTACGACGACCAATTCGAATGGTGTTTTCCGCTTTAGCCAGGTTCCTTCTGGAGCCTACGAAATTACAGCGACCGGCACGGGCTTTAAGACCTCGCGTCGAGAGGTCGTTGTAAGCATTGACTCGACGGCAAATGCGAGTGCTCAACTAGAAATTGGTGAGCAGGGCGTAACCGTTGATGTCGTTGCCTCTGATACGATTCAGATCGACCTTGGCGGAACCAAGGTGGACACCACCATTGGACAACGCGTGATCGAGGATCTGCCGAGCGGCAACAACTTTGCCAGCTTGCTCAAGATCGCTCCGAACGTTCGCCCTGAGGCTCTCGGCGGTGGATTCCAGATCGACGGTGCATCAGGTTCAGAGAACGTGTTCATCATCGACGGCCAGGAAGTAACGAACTTCCGCACCGGATCGCTTGATGGCAACTTCAACGTTCCATTCGAGCTAGTTCAAGAAGTCCAGGTAAAATCGACCGGTTACGAAGCTGAATACGGCGGAGCCACCGGCGGTATCGTCAACGTTGTCACCAGCGGCGGCAACAATCAGTGGCGCGGAAACTTCGGTATCTCGTTCCGTCCGGGTCAGCTTCAAGGTGACCGGCGTGAGGTTCTGAATAAATTCGACTCAACGAACGGCCCCGGCACTTTCGAGTATTTCCAGCCCCCGTCAGACGGTGGAACGGATTACTTCCCTACCTTCCAGTTCAGCGGACCGATCGTTAAAGATAAATTCTGGTTCCAGGCTACATATGCCCCCCAGATCTTTGAAACGACCCGAACCATTGATTATTTTGGAACGCCGAACCCGAATGTGAACCGCACGCCCCTCCAAACGATCTCGTACAACAATACGGTTCGTCAGGAGTATGCAAACATTCGGCTCGACGCATCCCCGACCCAGAAGTTACGCTTTTTCGGAACATTTCTTTGGAACCCGACGGTTCAGAAGGGTCTGCTTCCTGCTTCGACCGAAGGCCTATCGGCCCCGCAGTCGGTTAACTTTGGCGGAACGACCGGCGTACTTAGCGGTGCCGAACTCCTTCGTCAACAGGGCGGACGTCAGAACGCAAACGCGATCAATGGTCAGATGACCTATATGCCGACGAGCAAGATCATTATCAATGTTCGTGGCGGTCGCAGCTTCTTGAATGAGAAGCTTGGTTCATACGGACTTGCCCGTGTGACACGCGTTCTCTGCAGCCAGGTTACGCAGACGGTGATCACACCGGCCGAGACAGGCTGTGCTCAGGGTTTCCAGAACGTTGCTAGCAACTCACAGGTAAACTTTGACGTTTCAACTCGTACAACGTTGGACGGCGACGTAGGTTTCGTTGGCGTTGAAGCCGGCGGAACACACAACATCAAGGTCGGCTTCCAGTACAATCGACTCTTCAATACCGTCGAACGCGGATATACCGATCTCGGTCTGATCCAGTTGTTCTACGGTCGTTTGATCAGTGCTCTTGCACCGGTTGCTGCGTCGGGCCCGCTTTGCGTTGCGGGTGGACCGCCGGCTCCCGGCTGCGTTTATGGTGCAGGCCTAATGACCCGATTTGGAACGGTTGGCGAAGCCAGCAGCGACAACACGGGTATCTTTGTTCAGGACTCGTGGCAGCCGGTTCGTCGGTTGACCCTCAACCTTGGCGTCCGTTTTGAGAACGAAGTGGTTCCCAACTTTGGAAGCGAAGGTTCGAACGCCATTGAGTTTGGCTGGGGAGACAAGATCTCGCCGCGTCTTGGCTTTGCTGTTGACCTTACCGGTAATGGCAAGACCAAGCTCTATGGTAACTATGGCTGGTTCTATGACCGCTTCAAGTATGAGCTTCCGCGTGGTTCGTTCGGTGGAGATTTCTTCCGCCGCGATTTCTTTGAACTCACGCCGGCTCGCGGTGCCCTTTACACCAGCTACAACTTCAACAACATCCTTGGTGGAGCTCCGGATCCGATCGGCGGTACATGCCCGATCGTAGGCGGACCGGGATACTCTGTCTGTCAGTTCGACTTCCGTATCGCTACCAATCTCGCAGGTGCCGACATCTTCGAGACCGGTGCCATCGATCCGGATATTGTTGCTGCCCGGCAGAGCGAATACACCTTCGGCATCGACCATCAACTTGGTCGTAACTTCCTCATCGGCGGACGGTACACGCATAAGAATGTTGACCGTGCGATCGAAGACGTAGGTGTTTTCAATGACCAAGGATCGGAAGCTTACATCATCGGAAATCCCGGACGCGGACTCGTTTGCGAGATCGCACTTTCGGGAGGCCTTCCGTGTCCGAAAGCTATCCGAGAGTATGACGCGGTCGAGGTTCGTCTCGACAAGCGTGCGACCGATTACTTTTTCAGTGCCAGCTATACCTGGAGCCGTCTTTTCGGCAACTATTCAGGTCTGGCCAGCTCGGATGAAGGCGGCCGCAACAGCCCGAACGTAAACCGTTTCTTCGACTTGCCGATGCTTGGCTTCAACGCCAATGGCGAGCCGGACGACGGCCGTTTGGCTACTGACCGTCCGCATGTCTTCAAGGCATACGGTGGTTACAGCTTCAACTGGATGGGGTCGAACATCAACCGGACAACGGTCTCAGCGTTCACCACATTCCAGTCGGGAACGCCGCTGACGACGATCTATAACCTTTATAGTGTTACAACGTCGATCCTGAACGGCCGCGGCGACCTCGGTCGCACGGAGATGTTCACGGAAACGGACCTTTCGATCAACCATCGCTACAAATTCGGACGCGATGCACGCTTCACTCTTGAAGGGTTCATCGATTTCCAGAATCTGTTTGATGAAAACAACGTCCTTGGAGCCCAGACGGCGATCAACACGACCAACTTCAATGCTGGCACGTTGAGGACCGGCGGTTGTACGACGTGTGGATTGCCGACTGATTCCGGCGCAGTGCAGGAAACAGCGGTCTTTAACACGATCTTCAACCTTGGCGGTATCCAGCAGTTCGTCAACAACTACATTGCCGCTCAGGGCACTGGCAGCAACGGCCGAAGCAGTACTTATGGTCTTGCTAATTCTTTCCAGAGCCCGCGAAGCGTGCGTTTTGGTTTCCGCTTCTTCTTCTAA